TTTGCGTCTTCAAAGGATATTGGATACTCAAACTCAGTCCGTGTAATTCCTTTACTTTCACCTTTCAATGTTAGATATGCATGATCTCCGATTACGCGAACTCTGACTACAGCTTTGGACTCCGTACTTATATAGGCTTGTTTGATTCTCTTTCCACCTGTAAAAGAAGCAATAGCCTTTTTATCAACTAAGAACTTCCGCTCAATTTCCTTTGCCATACTTTCTCAACCCTAAAATCTTAACACTTGCTTAATAGGCATATACGAGGTGGTCAAAATCTGAAACGTAGCGTAGTAGTCAGCCAGTATATGCCCTTGTTGGAGCACTTATAAACTGTTCTTGCCGACTTCTTTCAATGCAATCAACGCTTCCCTTGCTTTTTCAGATTGTACAAAAATATGGTCATGGAAGTATGCTGCAATTACATTTGCGCTAATACCCTTAGAAGCCAGTTTGTTTGAAACAGCGGCTGTTAATCCAACAGCCTCTAAACTAGAATGTACGGTTAAAGTTATTTGTTTATAAGTATTTTTAAACTGCAACCCCTCACGGCTTGCGATATCTTTTGTTAAGACAAGTGTTAATCCTTCTTTTTCGTTTAAGCTCGCAAGTGGGTTCCATTCAATATATTGAGCTAATGAGCCTGAAACAGTGCAAAATACAAATTCATCTTCAATAAGTTCGGGATTCATTTCGCTCAAAAGACGCTCTAATTCTATAATTCCTGACATTGCTTGAAAATTCCATATTTTTACTTGTACAGCAAGCGCCAATCAACATGGAGCATGGCTGCAAAATGGTGGTGGTCCAACAAATACTTGTTCTTGTGATCGTGCTTGGCTTTGTATGGTTGTTCTTGCCTGATTCTGATACTGAATTCCTTTTTGTTAGCGGAAAATGAAAGCCCATATTCAATGGTAACCTAAGTCCTTGATTTGTAACATATTGTTTGATAGCCAGCCTATCAAGGGCCGCATAAACGGGGACTTATCAGAAACCTATTAAGTGTAAATTGCATAGTCAGGTTTGGGCTTTAGGCAGAAAAATAAGATGACAAGAAAATGAAGAAGAGATAGAGGAACCTTTGGTGTTGTAACATATCGTCATACATAGGATTTTATCTCCCCCTGATAGTTCCATGCATAGGAATATGCAAATCATTGAACTTTATAACTTTCCATTTTAGTAATTAAGAAGTCCCAAAAAGCCTTGATACGTGCTGTGTTTCTCAGATCCTTATTAGCCAGAATCCACAAGGATGAGTTGTATTTAGCGTCCAGTTGATAGAGTTCAACTAGATCGTATGAGTCATCAGTTGGTAACAACGCTATCCCTTGATCATTAAGCGCAGCGTTCAATGCTGTAGTGATAGAATTACAATGTATGGATTTAGCGTTGTGTTTAATTCGTTTCTGATACCAGTGCACTGCTGGGTTGTCTAAGTGCACGTAGTCAATAGCTGTTAAGCGTTCAATTTCGGACAACTTGAAAGGAGCGTTATACCCACTAACTTTCAAAAAGTCTTCAGAAGCATAGATGCTTAAGTTTACATCTCTCATTTTACGTGCAATAAGGTTTTCCGGTGCTGTATGACTTGCCCTAATGGCAATGTCCGCATCGCGATGCTCGATATCCAGAGCCTGCTCACTTTCAAGGATCTCAAACTCAACGTCGGGGAATGACCTCCGGAATTCACTAACCCACTCGGGCAAAGTGGTCGTTGCCATTGTTGAGGGTGCGGTAACACGAATTAAACCTTGAACTTTGTCATGTTGCAGAGAACTTTGAATGAGGATGCCATCGGCCAATGACTCCATTCGCTTGGCACTATCCAAAACAGTTCGCCCCGCCTCAGTCAGTTGGTAGCCGCGACGACTAACAATAAATAGCTGCGTTGAAAGCTCGCTTTCAAGCTGCTGGATCCGCCTCCAAACAGTGGTTGAATTAACATTCAACTGACTAGAAGCCGCCTTTAAGGTTCCTTTCTCTGCAAGCGCGATAACGACCTTCAAATCGTTCCAATCCATGACATTACCCTGATGTTGCATTCATGCAATATAAGTTTGCCTTTTTGTCTATATAACTGCAATAAGGGAACACCTAGTCTGTGCTCGTCATTTAACGAAATAGGGTTCCCTTCATGAGAAAACAGGTAGTCATCTTTTACGTGGCCTCATCTATGTTCGCGGTGCTGATGATGATATCAGGCATGGCCAAACTAACAGGGAAGGAAGCCATTGTTCAGGCAACGGTTGATTTAGGCTACCCGCTTTATTTGTTGAAAATCTTAGGAATCGCCTATTTGATTGGCGCGATTGCAATTCTCCAACCAAAGTTCAAAACACTTAAACAGTGGGGATATGCAGGCTTCTCCATCGCTCTGATCGGGGCTTCGGGATCGCACCTACTGGCCGGGCAAGCGCTCAGCACCGCTTTACCAGCTACTGTCCTATTAGCCGTTTTAGCGGTTGTTATAACCTTGAATGCGAGACTGACTCGCCTTAATTTTTCTGATGAGGAAGTCAGAAATAATATCTCCTCACCGCAAAGAGCAATGTCAGAGGCCAATAAGATATGACCAGTTACGGTGTATTGGATAGAAATATGTCGGCTTACTCCGTTGATTGATCTGACAAGAGTAGCAATCAACAGGAATATAGTTTTATGGAGGTTGCTAATGTTGGATCACTGGGAAAATAGCCTTACCTGACACTCTTCAGGATACCTTGGAAGATGAGGTAACCGGTTCAGGCCGTATTAGCTGTCGGTCGAGTGAGTGTCCTGAAGAATTTAAGCATTGCATTTACACTCAGGAGTCTCTATCTGTTAGCCTCGATTTGCCTCCAATAAAATTTTCAGGGTCTGCTGGCAATTCTTTTTAAAAATTAGATACATTGAGGACAATCTTACGCCCTCCGTATAAAGGCTCAAGGACCATGCGTGCTTGTTGTAGCTCAAGGATATTGTACGTATATTCTTTTTGTTCTTTCTCATAATATTGATCGTATTCTACATACAGCACAGAGTCTTCTATAGACCAAACAAAATCATAAGTGAGCGGAAAGTGTGGGTGGCCAATATATGTATTAAACTCGCCTTTCTCTCCCTCTTGATAGGTCCAATGTTCTCCGGGCCTACTCCAAGTTTGAATTAACAGGCTTCTGGTAAGGTTGTCGTCACCTTCATAAGGTACCTGAATTGCGCAACTGATAGCAGTAGCTATTACTAAAATAATCAGAACGATACGCATAGTATCCTGGAAAACGCACTGTTTTGTAAGATTCTAGCAGGCTATCTACTTTTTTAGTTTTCATTAAGTAGTAG
This DNA window, taken from Microbulbifer sp. MKSA007, encodes the following:
- a CDS encoding DoxX family protein, producing MRKQVVIFYVASSMFAVLMMISGMAKLTGKEAIVQATVDLGYPLYLLKILGIAYLIGAIAILQPKFKTLKQWGYAGFSIALIGASGSHLLAGQALSTALPATVLLAVLAVVITLNARLTRLNFSDEEVRNNISSPQRAMSEANKI
- a CDS encoding LysR family transcriptional regulator gives rise to the protein MDWNDLKVVIALAEKGTLKAASSQLNVNSTTVWRRIQQLESELSTQLFIVSRRGYQLTEAGRTVLDSAKRMESLADGILIQSSLQHDKVQGLIRVTAPSTMATTTLPEWVSEFRRSFPDVEFEILESEQALDIEHRDADIAIRASHTAPENLIARKMRDVNLSIYASEDFLKVSGYNAPFKLSEIERLTAIDYVHLDNPAVHWYQKRIKHNAKSIHCNSITTALNAALNDQGIALLPTDDSYDLVELYQLDAKYNSSLWILANKDLRNTARIKAFWDFLITKMESYKVQ
- a CDS encoding ACT domain-containing protein gives rise to the protein MSGIIELERLLSEMNPELIEDEFVFCTVSGSLAQYIEWNPLASLNEKEGLTLVLTKDIASREGLQFKNTYKQITLTVHSSLEAVGLTAAVSNKLASKGISANVIAAYFHDHIFVQSEKAREALIALKEVGKNSL